The Cyprinus carpio isolate SPL01 chromosome B22, ASM1834038v1, whole genome shotgun sequence genome contains the following window.
AGCAATGTGTCCAGCGTGATGTTCGCGGAGTTCTGCAGGTGCGTGGGACGCCGCCGAAGAGGACTCTGATAACTTACGGGGCTGATGCCGTTCTTCATACCGTGTTTCATAAACCGTTTTGAGTTTTCGGTCACCGATGACCGAAAAGAAATTCTGCCTCTCCGTTGCATTTTTGGAGTCCTTACACGTCTGTAGTTACATGTGATGTAGCGCCTAAAGGCCTGCCTGAACGTCCTGTTGAACAGCGTATAAACCAACGGGTTGATTCCCGATGAAACGTAGCCCACCCATTGAAAGATATCCAACAGATGTTCCACTAGATTACTGTTGCACCCTTGACAGAGTACAGAAGTCACATTGGTAATGAAGAAAGGACACCACATCACAACAAACAACATGAATACAATCCCTAGAACCTTTGATGCCCTTTGTTCATTGCTCAAGTTTTGCATGGACCTCTTTCCTATAGTGGACATCCTTCGGAGAGGGATCTCATCCCTTGTGACAGGATGCAGTGTTCGATCTCTTTTTATTCCATTTGCAATGACCGCTTTCTCAGGCGAAGAGACAACTGGCAACTCCTGGTGGAAGACTGTGGAAATGCTGGGCCTTGCAGCTCTTGATCTCAAAAGATAGGCCTTCTTGCGCAGTACTTGGATTGTCAGCAAGTAGATAATCATCATAATTGTGAGTGGTATAAAGAAAGCTGTCAAAGACCCATACACCTTGAAGTCCCCGAAACCTTCTGGTGACAACAGACAGGTGTGGTTGTTGTTGAAGGTGATGTTGTTTGGATGGTCGAAGACTTGTAGCCCTTTGATTGGGATGGGTATTGCAATACCTGATGGAGAAAGACCAATCATTACATTTAGCAGAGAATAAGGTTTAAATAAAACTCTGAAATGATCAAACCAATTAAAATTGACTTCAGGTGTGCCCAGTCTTGCTCCCAAAGGGGCACCTTCCTCCAGTTTAAAAACCTGAACCCGCTAAACATGGTCCTCAGGATTACTTGAAACGTCTAGGAAGGTGTGTTGGAACACTTTGGTGTCAAGATGGTAGTACTCAAGATGAATTTCATTTACCTCAAAGCATAGCATATTTACATTGTCTGAGCCATTCAGATCTGCTTCAGGTCTCATCTCAACCTTTTTCTGGTGTCAGTCTCCAGTCTGATTCAACCTACACTGGTCTGGGCCTGGAATTGGACCTGAACTTCGACACTGGATGGAATTAATTTCTCAAGTAAGGTATATATCCAGTTGCAGGATTGGACACAACTGGACTAGGTTACGACATAGTCCaaggatctccaaccctgctccaagtGGCCCTGAGCACCTTGATTACCTGGTTCAGGTGcatttgattggggttggagctgaaatctgtagaaCCTGGATCACCAAGAGCAGGGTTGGAAATATGCAAAAACGTTACTGGACCATGGTGTCCAGTCCTGCACCTGGATATATACCTTCCTGGAGAGATTAACTCCAACCAGTGTACAAGTCAACACCAACTCATTTAGGTCCAAGTCCAGGCCGAGACCAGCACAGGTTGAAATATCAAGTATCCCTGAActccttgattagctggttcaagtgtgtttgattggggttggagctgaaatctgtggGACGGTAGCTcaccaggagcaggattggagacCCCTGGTATAGTCAGTCATTCCCTTTCTAAGCTCCTGCCCactgaaagtatttttttgtgcttttggcaACTACCTTCTGTTTTAAAGCAATGCTACGAGTTGGTGTATTTCCAAAACAACTATTTGACTAACTGGTCCTGCAGAAGTCTTGAACAGTTCAGCTTGTGTGGGGTTCATCTGATCCCGATTAGGTTTTTAAGAGGTGCTCACATTAGATGTGATCtgttgttagaaaaaaaaaaaaaagttgatgtaGCACTATGTAATGGAGCAGAACACAGGCCACGAGGCATGTTTTAACTTGATACAACGTCTTATAAGAGCAAAATTCATAGCgcagtaaaattaaaaacagcagaagatgtattttttttttcgatattGTGGAACTTGAAAATTGTGGAAATTGAAATAGTGTATACATTTGCCATTCATTACTAATAATAGCAGTTACAACATCAATAATGCATCTTGGATTTAAGGTCTCTCAGTTTAAGTATCTATAACCATCAGCTCCTGTTGCCTGCTTTCTCTCAGTAATACTGCTTTGTCAAATGTGAGAATATGCAAAGTCATTCTCAGGAGTCCACAGTTACATGGTCA
Protein-coding sequences here:
- the LOC122134023 gene encoding 5-hydroxytryptamine receptor 2B-like; translation: MASSSVSSMPELNQTGSENWDSLQPGEPLRWAALLILLVIIPTIGGNILVILAVSLERKLQNATNFFLMSLAVADLLVGLLVMPIALVTVLFHSSWPLADFLCPIWLFLDVLFSTASIMHLCAISLDRYIAIKKPIQHSQFKSRAKALAKIALVWLISIGIAIPIPIKGLQVFDHPNNITFNNNHTCLLSPEGFGDFKVYGSLTAFFIPLTIMMIIYLLTIQVLRKKAYLLRSRAARPSISTVFHQELPVVSSPEKAVIANGIKRDRTLHPVTRDEIPLRRMSTIGKRSMQNLSNEQRASKVLGIVFMLFVVMWCPFFITNVTSVLCQGCNSNLVEHLLDIFQWVGYVSSGINPLVYTLFNRTFRQAFRRYITCNYRRVRTPKMQRRGRISFRSSVTENSKRFMKHGMKNGISPVSYQSPLRRRPTHLQNSANITLDTLLLTDNEDCKPDEHVSHV